Genomic window (Neorickettsia findlayensis):
TAATTTCATCAATCAAAATAATCTGGTCATCATAGAAACCAAACTCGAGCTTCAGGTCTACAAGTGTGATACCGGCAGAGGACAAGGCGCCACTTAGAAAATCATTTATCCTCCACGCCATGACTTTTATTTCCTCTATCTCAGATTGTCTGAGCCAATCAAATGAAAGAATGTGATCATCAGTGACCATCGGATCTCCAAGCGAATCACTTTTGTAATATGTCTCTATCAGCGGAGCATCAAGGATCATTCCCTCCTCTAAACCAAGCCTTTTTGCGAGACCACCCGCAACTATATTGCGTACGACGAGTTCAATGGGTATTAATTCAGCTTTTTTTACAAGCTGTTCTCTCATGTTCAGTACCTTTATGAAATGTGTTTTAATTCCGACATTCTGCAGGTTTTGCATGAAGAAGGCTGATATATAGTTATTGATTACTCCCTTACCTGGAATAACAGAATGTTTCTGATTGTTATAAGCTGTAACATCATCCTTAAAATGCTGAGTTACAAGGTTAGGATTGTCAGGAAAACTAAACAATATCTTGGCTTTTCCTTCGTAAATTTTTCGTCTTTCCCTCATTGTCAACCCAACACCCAAAGACCCCAAAAGGTATCAGGATTATAGCATAAAGCAATCTACTTAACGACTTAGAGAAAGTTTATTTTTATTTTGACTACCCGACATGACATTCAAGCTAGTCCATCATTTGCGGAATAAACTTTTGAGCCGAACCCATACTATTCTCAGAAACGTAAGAAGCAAGATGTGATATATGATTTAGACTGGTTTTAATTCACCTCTCCTTTGTAATCAGAATATAGTGTAGACAAACTTCCATTGCGCACTCAGAATGAAAATGTTTCCTATAACTGGTATTTTAAGCAGTAAAGTTATGTTTAAGGGAATAGTGCAAGCACTAGGTTTAGTAACAGAGTTAACTATGATGGATAAACAAATTTCCCTTGCAGTTGATGCGAAAGCATTAGCACAGAATGTGGAACTCGGTTCCTCGGTAGCATGTAATGGTGTTTGTCTCACAGTAACTTCTATCACCAATACAGAACTAGAATTCTACATTTCTCAAGAAACATTTAGCAGAACCAACTTTCATGCACTTAAGAAAGGTGCAAAGGTAAACTTGGAAGCTTCCCTCAGGATTGGCGATACACTCGACGGACATTTTGTACAAGGTCATGTTGACGAAACTACTACGATTACCGCCATAGAAAAAGTTGGTGAATCACACGTCTTCACGTTTGCCCTTACGGAAGGAATTTCATCATTTATAACGTATAAGGGTAGCATTTGCATCGATGGTACCTCCCTCACGGTTAACGGGGTATTCGAAAACGAATTTAGTGTCAACATCATTCCATACACCTGGAGTCACACTATTTTTCACAGCAACAAAGTTGGTGATGAAGTAAATGTAGAAAGCGATTTGTTAGCTCGCTATCTAAAGCGATTGCTCGAACATACCAGACCTGCTGTATAGACCTCTTATATTTGTACGTGATAATGCGGAATCACCACCCATACTTGATTTCTCACATATTTAAGCTTACTAACTTCGTTCTGTGATAATTCAACTCAGCCGGTGACTTACGCCATAGTTTTACCATACCTTGACCCGGTTGCCTTTTCTTTTGGCCCTATTACGGTGAGATGGTACGCTTTCGCATATGTTTTCGGTATAACCTACAGTTATCTTTTCATTTCGAAGCACGCGAATCTCGCGCACAAGGAGCTAGATAGTCTTTTCTATTACGCCATACTGGGAATAATCTTTGGTGGTAGGCTTGGCTATGTCATTTTCTATAATTTGACCTATTACATCGCAAACCCACTTGAAATATTGATGCTGTGGCGTGGAGGTATGTCGTTTCATGGGGGTCTCCTCGGACTAATACTAGTGCTGTTTCTTTTCTCGTGTCAGCACTCGTACAAATTTTTCCACATTACAGATTTAATCACTTCCACTGCAAGTTTAGGCATTTTTCTTGGAAGGCTTGGGAACTTCGTAAATGCCGAACTATATGGTAGACCAACTACCCGTAGTTGGGGTGTCATTTTCCCAAATGGTGATGGCCTCCCTAGACACCCAGTACAACTCTATGAGGGATTCTTTGAAGGGTTTCTCCTTTTCCTAGCTACACAACTACTCTTCTTTAAGACACCTATCTTGAAATACTCTGGAATGCTATCCGGAATCTGGCTCACCCTATATGGCTCAACAAGAATAGTTCTAGAGAATTTTAGAGAACCAGACCCTCAAATTGGTTATTTTTTTCACTTTATTACCATGGGACAGCTTCTGTCCGTACCGATGATAGGAATAGGTATCGTAATGATTCTAATCGCTACGAAAGCGTTCAGGGAGGGGAGTCCCAGGTAGCTGAGACTCAACAGCACTTGGATATAGCTTCTGGAAGTACAGGATTTATTCGTGCTGCACCCTTAAAAAAGACACACAAATACCAAGCAGGATGAAAGCCATTATTTGATGCAACAATGCAATATCAATTGGCACGTGAAAAAGTAACGTTAGAACGCCGAAAAACATCTGTAGCAACACCATCAATGCCATCAAAAAAACCCTAGCGCGAAAAGTCCGATCATAAAAGAATGAAATGATCAGATATATAAGGCACACCAAGGTCAACAAGAAACCATTCATTCTGTGCAAAAACTGAACAAAAACTGGATCATCGAACCACGTTAAACTTACTTCATTAAATATCTCAGCAGGAAAAAATTCTCCATTCATTAGAGGAAATGTATTGCATACAAGACCAGCTTTCAGCCCAGCTACAAGGCCTCCAAGTACAATCTGCATACTCAAGAGGAACATAAGTGAGTATCCAACTAGATTCCACTCGAAGATTGCTCCTTTAACTACTGTCGGCAACAGGAATTCGTAGACCAACACTACGAAAAGTAAAGATGCACAAAAAAGATGCAAAGCAAGTCTGTAATGGCTAACGGCCGGCACGTCTAATAAACCACTTTTGACCATGTACCAACCAACAAATCCTTGCACCAGTCCCAAGATTAAAGCAATGCACAACCTCAATTGGGACCCCCTAGATAGGTTACCTACAACAAAAAAATAAACCAAACCTGCTACGAAAACTAATCCCAGTACTCTCCCAACAAGCCGATGAAAATATTCTACCAAGTAAATGAACTGAAACTCAGCATAGGAAATCGAAAAGTGACGTACTTTATACTCGGGAGTATTTTTGTACTTATCGAACTCTTTTTGCCATGCACTCTTGCTAAGTGGTGGAATCACTCCAGTTACTGGCTTCCATTCAGTAATCGATAATCCAGACTCAGTTAATCGTGTGAAACCACCAATTGACACCATAGACAATATCAGAACTATACAGACAGCAAGCCATGTTCTATAAGACATTGCAATCACACTATTTAACAACCTCAATACGGCAATGATCACATAAAAATATGCAATGAAAAAGTTCGTCCATACAAACACTTGAAGATAAGCAAGCTTTCAAAACTAAATCTGATGAAAACCGGATAAGTAGTTTTAGTCGAATTAATGAAGGCGTTGAAACCATCCATGAATCCATAGTAGAATCTACGCTGTTGTGTTCCTGCTGTTGGAGCTAGAAATGAAAAGGACTTATCAACCAAGTAAAATAGTACGTAAAAGACGGCATGGATTTAGAGCCCGCATGGCAAGCAAAAGTGGCAGAGCTATAATCAACAATAGGAGAAGAAAGGGTAGGCACGTCTTGTGCGCTTGAGAGGGGTTAAAACTCTTTCTGGCAGGGCGTTCCGGTACTATCAATGTAACAGTTTCGGCTGCCGTTCTGGAAGTGTTTTGCTCCTTATATCGCGCGGGGTAACTGTGGAGCCTATGGTAGGGTTTATAGTGACAAAAAAGGTTGGTTCTGCGGTTAAACGGAATAAAGTTCGTAGGAGACTACGTGCGTTGCTTCCTTTTCTTGTTTCAATGAAAAAGCTGCTGAACCGTGCTTATATATTTGTCCCCTCGCCTGCGTCTGTGTTTTCCGATTTTTCAGCAATAAGGAGGGACGTTTTGTCTTGTCTAGAAAGAGCAAGTCGTTCGCGCTAGCTATGATGCTTTTCGTTTTTGCATTTGTTTTTTGCTACGTTCTGTCGTGTCTCAAAAACCGCAGGGGTCCTTTCACTACCCTAGCTGTATTTGCCATTACTTTCTATAGATATGCAATATCACCACTAAAACCGCGATGTTGCATGTACGAACATACTTGTTCAGAGTATGCATTGGAAATGTTAAAAACGCATCCCTTGCCAAAAGCTATGTTCTTCTCTCTCAAGCGTCTTCTAAGCTGTCACCCTTTTGCGCACCCTAAACTCCAACAGGACTGCACAAGGAAAACGTTTAATAAGCACCTTTCTAAATAGAGGCTATTAGGTGCTAGTCATTGGTTTCTTCTTCAGTTTCAGTAACTTGGCCTGGCAATTTTCGTCCTTTACGTTTTCTCGTGGACTTCTTGGCTTCCTCTTCTCCCGGAGTAACACTACGCATAGGGTCTTCATATGTACTTTGTTTATCTAGAACATCTCTTACAAAGGAGAAAACACCTCCATCATCTTGAGTGATGTTAGAAAATGCGGAAGCAGTCTCTACGTTGTCTGGAACCTGTGCAGTATCTGGCTGCACACTACTATGTGATGCCGACTCGAGACCTGTTTCACCAGTATTTGTATCTTCAGGCAATTCTCTCGAAATGCCAGAAGTACTACTTTCCTCTCCTACAGAAGCACCAGATGTCTCTTCGACAACAGTTCGAGATGTTAATTCTGGAGATGCTTCACCAGTATTTGTATCTTCAGGCAATTCTCTCGAAATGCCAGAAGTACTACTTTCCTCTCCTACAGAAGCACCAGATGTCTCTTCGACAACAGTTCGAGATGTTAATTCTGGAGATGCTTCACCAATACTGACAGACCCAGTGCTCTCCAACAAAATATCACGAGCCGTGTTTTCGAATTCGACCTCGCTATATGAAGGAGGTAATGAATTAGGATGACGTGGCAGATTCTCACCAGCTTCTGAACTCTCACTCATCGAAGGACCACCCTTAGCAGAAGGTGAGAAATGAGCATCTAAGTCTTGGTGCTTTTTAGTATCATTCATACATTCCGGTAGTTTCTCACGTTGAATGCCAAGATAGTAATCATGGATTTTTTCCCGTTCACAGACGTAGAGTTTACGCAAACCACCAAAAAGACTTTCCTCCTTTGCTCCAACAAAATATTTATCCGACATATGTTTAAGACCACCAAAAAGCATTCTTATTCCTGGTGAATCACTTAAATCTCTACTACCCACAATAGATACAAGGTGGTACCCCATAAGAGCCTGTGTATAGTTAATTTGCCTAAAGGCTTTTTTCTCATAATAATGGTCACTGAGTTCCGAATTCACACCTAAGAGATAACTTGTGCCCTTAATAATACCGCTAGAAACGTCACCAACAGTGGAGAGTACTTTCATTGTTGTTTCACCTAACTCTGTCTCATTTAATTTGGCTGCGACCTTCTCGCCAATATAACCTCTAAGAGAGGCAATATCATTTATGCCGCTGCGTACTCTACTAAGTACAGGAAGTTTGTCGGCAAGGGCACCCACCATCATTTTTCCAGCTCTGTAGAGTCCTCCTATGCCATCCTGAGCAGCATAAGCACCGCCTATCACAGCTTGGAATGGTGATGCACCCACAAGCGATGCTCCTATAGACTGACAAAGATCCCTCATGTGGAACATAATCACCGAAAGGAGCAACAAGACAAATACCTCAGCCATATCAAGCAGGCCAGAATCAGATTCTCTTATCTGCTCTATCCGCTCCCAATCCCCTCCTTTCCCTGCAAAACCCGCAATTCCACAATTAACATCGCTAATTTGTGGATCATAGAATGGGTAATCAACAAATCTACAACCTTTTTCCTTGTAATGAGGTGGTATATCAATCACTTTTGCACCACCAATAAACTCAACGCGTTTACTCTCCCACATATGAGTTATACTGAGCGGCATAAACCTCTGCCCAGGCGTCCAAGCATAAACAGAAACATTAAATGGAAAAATCCAGAACTTGTTGCAACAGACCGTGTAACCTGTGTTTCTATAAAATTGGTCCTTTATCATCGCTGAAAACAGCGAGACTACGGTGAAGATCATTATCGCTTGGAAACAGAAACTCAGTGCCTGGGTAAACCAGTTATCGAAAGTATGTTTAAGCTGCCCGAATAGCATCCCCAAAAACAGGATCGGCATTAATACGATTAGCACTGATATTCCAACAAGGGCGGTTATATAAACAACAAAAGCATATGCGACAAGTACAACGTAGATTACCAGTATAAAGAAAAGGATTAACCACCAAAAAACTCCCAATGGATACGCAAGTAGTATCGCCTTGACTTTTGTCGAAACAAGCATTTTGAACAAAATATTCACGGTGTCATCAAGAAAGGCAAAAGGTTGATCTGGCTGGTAACCAGCACCAGTATGCGAATTTACTACTGCTATGACCTCGTTTAGTCCATCTATAAACAGACGGAACAAATTGTTGTAGAAGAAATCCCAGCTACTCGGAGAAATTAGCTGAAGAATAACTGCCATTTTTAGAACTTTTATCAGCAACTCACTTGGTGGACTTTCAGACATTCCCATAAGAAACCTAAGACCCGTGAGAACAATCATCAGAACGATTAGCGCCTTAACTAACGAAACATAGTCATTATTGGATGTAATGGCTTTGTATATTGCCTCATTCTGTCCGGTAAGAATCTTCTGTAGCGTGGAACGCACACCTTCAAAAAACTTCGCAGTATTTTTTGGGTCAACAACTCCTGTACGAAATTCCAGAGAATAACCACCTATGTTATTTTGATAGAAGACATCCATAAGTTTGTAATAGATTCTCCAACCAGGCTTCAGCTTCAAATGCGTGCAATCGGTTGTAAAGATCGACTGTATACGAATACTATGCCCAGTATATCCAACATGCATCGTCGGAGAGGATGGGTTTTTAATAGATGAAAAAGTAGCATTAGGATTCGGATCACCAGGACGGTGAAAAAGTAAATACAATCCATACCCTTTTTCTAATATGCACCCAGACTGGGAAAATTTAGGATCTATTTTTACACCATTGATTAAGCAGCCTGTTGTAATATCCGTCATTTGTGTCGGTAAATAGGTGCAGGATTGGCGTGGAAAACTTTTCCTAAATTCCTCACTTGCTACTTTTAGAGCATCGTAGTCAACATCCCCACAACGGAAAACCTTTTGCATTTCATCTTTAGAAAGGTTGAACGCACCACGCATAGGTATGAATAGCCACCGTCCCTCA
Coding sequences:
- the lgt gene encoding prolipoprotein diacylglyceryl transferase, with translation MTYAIVLPYLDPVAFSFGPITVRWYAFAYVFGITYSYLFISKHANLAHKELDSLFYYAILGIIFGGRLGYVIFYNLTYYIANPLEILMLWRGGMSFHGGLLGLILVLFLFSCQHSYKFFHITDLITSTASLGIFLGRLGNFVNAELYGRPTTRSWGVIFPNGDGLPRHPVQLYEGFFEGFLLFLATQLLFFKTPILKYSGMLSGIWLTLYGSTRIVLENFREPDPQIGYFFHFITMGQLLSVPMIGIGIVMILIATKAFREGSPR
- a CDS encoding COX15/CtaA family protein, producing MSYRTWLAVCIVLILSMVSIGGFTRLTESGLSITEWKPVTGVIPPLSKSAWQKEFDKYKNTPEYKVRHFSISYAEFQFIYLVEYFHRLVGRVLGLVFVAGLVYFFVVGNLSRGSQLRLCIALILGLVQGFVGWYMVKSGLLDVPAVSHYRLALHLFCASLLFVVLVYEFLLPTVVKGAIFEWNLVGYSLMFLLSMQIVLGGLVAGLKAGLVCNTFPLMNGEFFPAEIFNEVSLTWFDDPVFVQFLHRMNGFLLTLVCLIYLIISFFYDRTFRARVFLMALMVLLQMFFGVLTLLFHVPIDIALLHQIMAFILLGICVSFLRVQHE
- a CDS encoding riboflavin synthase is translated as MKMFPITGILSSKVMFKGIVQALGLVTELTMMDKQISLAVDAKALAQNVELGSSVACNGVCLTVTSITNTELEFYISQETFSRTNFHALKKGAKVNLEASLRIGDTLDGHFVQGHVDETTTITAIEKVGESHVFTFALTEGISSFITYKGSICIDGTSLTVNGVFENEFSVNIIPYTWSHTIFHSNKVGDEVNVESDLLARYLKRLLEHTRPAV
- the rnpA gene encoding ribonuclease P protein component — encoded protein: MEPMVGFIVTKKVGSAVKRNKVRRRLRALLPFLVSMKKLLNRAYIFVPSPASVFSDFSAIRRDVLSCLERASRSR
- a CDS encoding type IV secretion system protein; amino-acid sequence: MKKIRVVEVNSAIAQCCPSALKRVFIVILGLFLLSGCEKCETTCPRCIAADDFGIPKSSVSALIERGSLLLKSDAEVLGLENNTSGNQLMRWEDSGYVTSGEPITLNVEGRWLFIPMRGAFNLSKDEMQKVFRCGDVDYDALKVASEEFRKSFPRQSCTYLPTQMTDITTGCLINGVKIDPKFSQSGCILEKGYGLYLLFHRPGDPNPNATFSSIKNPSSPTMHVGYTGHSIRIQSIFTTDCTHLKLKPGWRIYYKLMDVFYQNNIGGYSLEFRTGVVDPKNTAKFFEGVRSTLQKILTGQNEAIYKAITSNNDYVSLVKALIVLMIVLTGLRFLMGMSESPPSELLIKVLKMAVILQLISPSSWDFFYNNLFRLFIDGLNEVIAVVNSHTGAGYQPDQPFAFLDDTVNILFKMLVSTKVKAILLAYPLGVFWWLILFFILVIYVVLVAYAFVVYITALVGISVLIVLMPILFLGMLFGQLKHTFDNWFTQALSFCFQAIMIFTVVSLFSAMIKDQFYRNTGYTVCCNKFWIFPFNVSVYAWTPGQRFMPLSITHMWESKRVEFIGGAKVIDIPPHYKEKGCRFVDYPFYDPQISDVNCGIAGFAGKGGDWERIEQIRESDSGLLDMAEVFVLLLLSVIMFHMRDLCQSIGASLVGASPFQAVIGGAYAAQDGIGGLYRAGKMMVGALADKLPVLSRVRSGINDIASLRGYIGEKVAAKLNETELGETTMKVLSTVGDVSSGIIKGTSYLLGVNSELSDHYYEKKAFRQINYTQALMGYHLVSIVGSRDLSDSPGIRMLFGGLKHMSDKYFVGAKEESLFGGLRKLYVCEREKIHDYYLGIQREKLPECMNDTKKHQDLDAHFSPSAKGGPSMSESSEAGENLPRHPNSLPPSYSEVEFENTARDILLESTGSVSIGEASPELTSRTVVEETSGASVGEESSTSGISRELPEDTNTGEASPELTSRTVVEETSGASVGEESSTSGISRELPEDTNTGETGLESASHSSVQPDTAQVPDNVETASAFSNITQDDGGVFSFVRDVLDKQSTYEDPMRSVTPGEEEAKKSTRKRKGRKLPGQVTETEEETND
- the purC gene encoding phosphoribosylaminoimidazolesuccinocarboxamide synthase — its product is MRERRKIYEGKAKILFSFPDNPNLVTQHFKDDVTAYNNQKHSVIPGKGVINNYISAFFMQNLQNVGIKTHFIKVLNMREQLVKKAELIPIELVVRNIVAGGLAKRLGLEEGMILDAPLIETYYKSDSLGDPMVTDDHILSFDWLRQSEIEEIKVMAWRINDFLSGALSSAGITLVDLKLEFGFYDDQIILIDEISPDTCRFWDTGTKEKMDKDRFRRDLGGVSKYYREVARRLGILNGSF
- the rpmH gene encoding 50S ribosomal protein L34; this translates as MKRTYQPSKIVRKRRHGFRARMASKSGRAIINNRRRKGRHVLCA
- the yidD gene encoding membrane protein insertion efficiency factor YidD; translation: MLFVFAFVFCYVLSCLKNRRGPFTTLAVFAITFYRYAISPLKPRCCMYEHTCSEYALEMLKTHPLPKAMFFSLKRLLSCHPFAHPKLQQDCTRKTFNKHLSK